Proteins found in one Halobaculum sp. MBLA0147 genomic segment:
- a CDS encoding ABC transporter permease: MSTERRRSTERGRITVEGFDVDSVLNRDDLSSWTPSFREEAGKGRLYYAWRRFKRNRLALVGAAIIGVMVFTAIFARPISLPSEFPVLAGQTIQPFSLAPADPAEQDILTGHSPPSLDSFGNDEPIGMHLLGTDWAGRDILSRIMFGGRWSLSLGFIAVTVALLVGVPLGAIAGYYGGYVDSAIMRLVDMLYAFPFIVLAIAVIAILGRGYWELVFALVAVGWLSYARIIRGEVLSVKQNEYVTAARALGARDRSVIVRHILPNAMAPVIVQATLSVGTTVLTAAALGFIGLGLSPATAEWGVMLNVEQDSIARGRWWAGVFPGLAIFLFVMAINLVGDGIRDAFDPHGDQTGSGGFR, encoded by the coding sequence ATGTCGACAGAACGCAGACGATCGACCGAACGCGGACGTATCACCGTCGAGGGGTTCGACGTGGACAGCGTGTTGAACCGCGACGACCTCTCCTCGTGGACGCCGTCGTTCCGCGAGGAGGCCGGCAAGGGCCGGCTCTACTACGCGTGGCGACGGTTCAAACGCAACCGACTGGCGCTGGTCGGCGCGGCGATCATCGGGGTGATGGTGTTCACCGCGATCTTCGCCCGCCCGATCAGTCTCCCCTCGGAGTTCCCGGTGTTGGCCGGCCAGACGATCCAGCCGTTCTCGCTGGCACCGGCCGACCCGGCCGAACAGGACATCCTCACCGGCCACTCCCCGCCGTCGCTCGACAGCTTCGGCAACGACGAACCGATCGGGATGCACCTACTCGGGACCGACTGGGCCGGCCGCGACATCCTCTCGCGGATCATGTTCGGCGGCCGGTGGAGTCTCTCCTTGGGCTTCATCGCCGTCACCGTCGCCTTACTTGTCGGCGTCCCGCTGGGTGCCATCGCGGGCTACTACGGCGGCTACGTCGACAGCGCGATCATGCGGCTCGTCGACATGCTGTACGCGTTCCCGTTCATCGTCCTGGCGATCGCGGTGATCGCGATCCTCGGGCGTGGGTACTGGGAACTCGTCTTCGCGCTCGTCGCCGTCGGGTGGCTCTCGTACGCCCGGATCATCCGCGGGGAGGTGTTGAGCGTGAAACAGAACGAGTACGTCACCGCCGCCCGCGCGCTGGGTGCGCGGGACCGCTCCGTGATCGTCCGGCACATCCTCCCGAACGCGATGGCGCCGGTGATCGTCCAGGCGACGCTGTCCGTCGGGACGACCGTCCTGACGGCCGCCGCCCTGGGGTTCATCGGACTCGGCCTGTCGCCGGCGACCGCCGAGTGGGGCGTGATGTTGAACGTCGAACAGGACTCCATCGCCCGCGGGCGGTGGTGGGCCGGGGTGTTCCCCGGACTCGCCATCTTCCTGTTCGTGATGGCGATCAACCTCGTGGGCGACGGCATCCGCGACGCCTTCGACCCACACGGTGACCAGACCGGTTCCGGAGGGTTCCGCTAG
- a CDS encoding ABC transporter permease — protein MSLQRFVVKRVLITIPLLLGITMITFGMVHIIPGDPIDFITLFTDLDPETKAEIRAQYGLDDPVWLQYVNWVVDAAQFDFGKSIITRRPVSAEILDRLPYTLVMGIMAFAVAIVTALPAGIAAAYYRNTLVDQFSRVFALVGIALPNFWLGLILILVFGNWLDLFSILPPTEKGLFSPAMLTYTILPALAIGTGSTALLMRLMRSSMVEEMDKDYVRTARAKGLPERTVVTKHVLRNSLISVVTVAAIQIAFIISGSVVVEIVFAYPGLGRLLVSRVGNRDFPVIQAVVLMIGVAVIFANLLADVLYAYLDPRIRY, from the coding sequence ATGAGTCTGCAACGGTTCGTCGTGAAACGCGTGCTGATCACGATCCCCCTGCTGTTGGGGATCACGATGATCACCTTCGGGATGGTCCACATCATCCCGGGTGACCCCATCGACTTCATCACGCTGTTCACGGACCTCGATCCAGAGACGAAGGCGGAGATCCGCGCACAGTACGGGCTCGACGACCCGGTGTGGCTCCAGTACGTCAACTGGGTCGTCGACGCCGCGCAGTTCGACTTCGGGAAGTCGATCATCACGCGCCGCCCCGTCAGCGCCGAGATCCTCGACCGGCTGCCGTACACGCTGGTGATGGGGATCATGGCGTTCGCCGTCGCGATCGTCACCGCCCTCCCGGCGGGGATCGCGGCCGCCTACTACCGCAACACGCTGGTCGACCAGTTCTCGCGGGTGTTCGCGCTGGTCGGGATCGCCCTGCCGAACTTCTGGCTGGGGCTGATCCTCATCCTCGTGTTCGGCAACTGGCTGGACCTGTTCTCGATCCTCCCGCCGACGGAGAAGGGACTGTTCAGCCCGGCGATGCTCACCTACACGATCCTCCCGGCACTCGCCATCGGCACGGGTTCGACCGCACTCCTGATGCGGCTGATGCGGTCGTCGATGGTCGAAGAGATGGACAAAGACTACGTCCGGACCGCTCGCGCGAAGGGGTTGCCCGAGCGGACGGTCGTCACGAAACACGTCCTGCGGAACTCGCTGATCTCCGTCGTCACCGTGGCGGCGATCCAGATCGCGTTCATCATCAGCGGCTCCGTCGTGGTGGAGATCGTGTTCGCCTACCCCGGGCTCGGCCGGCTGCTCGTCAGCCGCGTCGGGAACCGTGACTTCCCGGTGATCCAGGCGGTGGTGTTGATGATCGGGGTGGCGGTGATCTTCGCCAACCTGCTCGCGGACGTGTTGTACGCCTACCTCGACCCACGGATCAGGTACTGA
- a CDS encoding ABC transporter substrate-binding protein, which yields MSQDDNHTRSTRRRILAAMGSGTVVGLAGCSTGGDGTETDGDGGGGDDGTPTPTSEDIDPDNVETGEFVASAGANPGTFDPTVITDATSNSTIGAFSYDRLVAPLFDLSEFRGELATDWSVDGSTYTFQLREGVTFHTGKEMTAEDVAFSIERTRGTANGSDVAWIESTNVLGDYEIELQAPEPHAPYLTNLSAVPILPSDVDGVSTSPGEDDFTFTEESIGTGPFVLDEFSAEDRVVFTPYEDYWYDGDDYPSTAPWDQVTIRVITEQVTQEEAMASGELDMIDNAAPFELQQWEGQTGTVVADSAVGFDFLSYPVQVSPYSNNKFRRGLTKLIPRAEIIDAIFGGRATGLAGPISPGLGAYFDAEREQELIEEYVAENQEEAVSLIEEALDEEGIEPPFEMSLITNVNRTRERWMEVIQQSFDDTDVLSAELDVRSFDDLVPFLLDPEGAAQSSDVVGIGWTGGSDPNGHVEGLLASDNHVPDGFNWNLYESEEMDQLISEGQTTVGVEDRRPIYDDIQELVADDLPQANMWTAQKIDVVNADAVNDVTNWQPHPNSSNRYDTLYSPHLDQVTYPPQ from the coding sequence ATGTCACAGGACGACAATCACACGCGTAGTACACGGCGACGGATTCTCGCGGCGATGGGGAGCGGGACCGTCGTCGGCCTCGCCGGCTGTTCGACCGGTGGGGACGGCACGGAGACGGACGGCGACGGCGGTGGCGGCGACGACGGCACACCGACGCCCACGTCGGAGGACATCGATCCGGACAACGTGGAGACGGGCGAGTTCGTCGCCTCCGCGGGGGCGAACCCCGGTACGTTCGACCCGACGGTGATCACGGACGCCACGTCGAACTCCACCATCGGCGCGTTCTCGTACGACCGGCTGGTCGCGCCGCTGTTCGACCTCTCGGAGTTCCGCGGGGAACTGGCCACGGACTGGAGCGTCGACGGCTCGACGTACACCTTCCAACTGCGTGAGGGTGTCACCTTCCACACCGGGAAGGAGATGACCGCGGAGGACGTGGCCTTCTCGATCGAACGGACCCGTGGGACGGCCAACGGCTCCGACGTAGCGTGGATCGAGTCGACGAACGTCCTCGGCGACTACGAGATCGAACTCCAGGCACCGGAGCCACACGCTCCGTACCTCACGAACCTCTCGGCGGTGCCCATCCTCCCGAGTGACGTGGACGGCGTCTCGACGAGTCCGGGCGAAGACGACTTCACGTTCACCGAGGAGTCGATCGGGACGGGGCCGTTCGTACTCGACGAGTTCTCCGCGGAGGACCGGGTCGTCTTCACGCCGTACGAGGACTACTGGTACGACGGCGACGACTACCCGTCGACGGCGCCGTGGGACCAGGTGACGATCCGCGTGATCACCGAGCAGGTGACCCAGGAGGAGGCGATGGCCTCCGGCGAACTGGACATGATCGACAACGCGGCGCCGTTCGAACTCCAGCAGTGGGAGGGCCAGACGGGGACGGTCGTCGCCGACAGCGCCGTCGGGTTCGACTTCCTCTCGTACCCGGTGCAGGTGTCGCCGTACAGCAACAACAAGTTCCGGCGCGGCCTGACGAAGCTCATCCCGCGGGCGGAGATCATCGACGCGATCTTCGGTGGGCGTGCCACCGGGTTGGCCGGTCCGATCAGCCCCGGACTGGGTGCGTACTTCGACGCCGAGCGCGAGCAGGAGTTGATCGAGGAGTACGTCGCCGAGAACCAGGAGGAGGCCGTCTCGCTCATCGAGGAGGCACTGGACGAGGAGGGGATCGAGCCGCCCTTCGAGATGTCGCTGATCACGAACGTCAACCGGACCCGCGAGCGCTGGATGGAGGTCATCCAGCAGTCGTTCGACGACACGGACGTGTTGTCGGCGGAGTTGGACGTCCGCTCGTTCGACGACCTCGTCCCGTTCCTGCTCGACCCCGAGGGGGCCGCACAGTCCTCGGACGTGGTCGGGATCGGGTGGACCGGCGGCTCGGACCCCAACGGCCACGTCGAGGGGCTGCTCGCCTCCGACAACCACGTGCCGGACGGGTTCAATTGGAACCTCTACGAGAGCGAGGAGATGGACCAGTTGATCTCCGAGGGCCAGACGACCGTCGGCGTCGAGGACCGGCGACCCATCTACGACGACATCCAAGAGTTGGTCGCCGACGACCTGCCGCAGGCGAACATGTGGACCGCCCAGAAGATCGACGTGGTCAACGCCGACGCAGTCAACGACGTGACCAACTGGCAGCCGCACCCGAACTCCAGCAACCGCTACGACACGCTGTACAGCCCGCACCTCGACCAGGTGACGTACCCGCCGCAGTGA